One region of Malania oleifera isolate guangnan ecotype guangnan chromosome 6, ASM2987363v1, whole genome shotgun sequence genomic DNA includes:
- the LOC131156989 gene encoding probable protein phosphatase 2C 8 isoform X3 translates to MRWSAMSDSGKRCPIFVKKARNSRRKRLNIQRMGSVQSVENFDPAIGGPVAGHGTANNICGVIEEGASSEQNIGAGEGSKASDGADNQSTVVGAPATADEVPENSTCSSHGWFSMMGRRRVMEDTVMVAPGAVAPYDFFAVYDGHGGARVALACRERMHKLLVKEIEGYADGGGGGGGGGRSSGGGEEEMIDWEKVMVACFAKMDGEVRGGGGERVEMEDVASAGQMIGSTAVVVVVGKEEVVTANCGDSRAVLCRGGVAVPLSCDHKPDRPDERERVEAAGGRIINWNGSRVLGVLATSRSIGTDGC, encoded by the exons ATGCGATGGTCGGCGATGTCAGATTCCGGTAAGCGCTGccctatttttgtaaaaaaagCGAGAAACTCACGCCGGAAAAGGTTAAATATCCAACGGATGGGGTCCGTACAGTCGGTGGAGAACTTCGATCCGGCGATAGGCGGGCCGGTCGCTGGACACGGAACTGCTAATAATATATGCGGAGTTATCGAAGAGGGAGCGTCCTCCGAGCAGAATATCGGCGCCGGAGAAGGATCGAAAGCCAGCGATGGTGCCGATAACCAGTCGACGGTGGTCGGAGCACCGGCTACCGCCGATGAGGTCCCTGAAAACTCGACGTGCTCGTCGCACGGATGGTTCTCGATGATGGGACGAAGGAGGGTGATGGAGGACACGGTGATGGTGGCGCCGGGGGCGGTAGCTCCGTACGACTTCTTTGCGGTCTACGACGGCCATGGCGGGGCTCGGGTTGCGCTGGCGTGCAGGGAGAGGATGCACAAACTTCTGGTGAAGGAGATCGAGGGGTACGCTgatggcggcggcggcggcggcggcggcggccgCAGCAGCGGCGGCGGAGAGGAGGAAATGATTGATTGGGAGAAGGTGATGGTGGCGTGCTTTGCAAAGATGGACGGCGAAGTTAGGGGCGGGGGTGGAGAACGGGTGGAGATGGAGGACGTAGCGTCGGCGGGGCAGATGATTGGGTCGacggcagtggtggtggtggtggggaAGGAGGAGGTGGTGACGGCCAACTGCGGAGATTCCCGAGCCGTTCTCTGCCGCGGGGGAGTTGCGGTTCCCCTGTCATGTGATCATAAG CCTGACAGGCCTGATGAAAGGGAGAGAGTAGAAGCTGCAGGAGGAAGGATTATAAACTGGAATGGTTCTCGCGTTCTTGGAGTGCTTGCTACTTCAAGATCAATAG
- the LOC131156989 gene encoding probable protein phosphatase 2C 8 isoform X2 — MRWSAMSDSGKRCPIFVKKARNSRRKRLNIQRMGSVQSVENFDPAIGGPVAGHGTANNICGVIEEGASSEQNIGAGEGSKASDGADNQSTVVGAPATADEVPENSTCSSHGWFSMMGRRRVMEDTVMVAPGAVAPYDFFAVYDGHGGARVALACRERMHKLLVKEIEGYADGGGGGGGGGRSSGGGEEEMIDWEKVMVACFAKMDGEVRGGGGERVEMEDVASAGQMIGSTAVVVVVGKEEVVTANCGDSRAVLCRGGVAVPLSCDHKPDRPDERERVEAAGGRIINWNGSRVLGVLATSRSIGAENG, encoded by the exons ATGCGATGGTCGGCGATGTCAGATTCCGGTAAGCGCTGccctatttttgtaaaaaaagCGAGAAACTCACGCCGGAAAAGGTTAAATATCCAACGGATGGGGTCCGTACAGTCGGTGGAGAACTTCGATCCGGCGATAGGCGGGCCGGTCGCTGGACACGGAACTGCTAATAATATATGCGGAGTTATCGAAGAGGGAGCGTCCTCCGAGCAGAATATCGGCGCCGGAGAAGGATCGAAAGCCAGCGATGGTGCCGATAACCAGTCGACGGTGGTCGGAGCACCGGCTACCGCCGATGAGGTCCCTGAAAACTCGACGTGCTCGTCGCACGGATGGTTCTCGATGATGGGACGAAGGAGGGTGATGGAGGACACGGTGATGGTGGCGCCGGGGGCGGTAGCTCCGTACGACTTCTTTGCGGTCTACGACGGCCATGGCGGGGCTCGGGTTGCGCTGGCGTGCAGGGAGAGGATGCACAAACTTCTGGTGAAGGAGATCGAGGGGTACGCTgatggcggcggcggcggcggcggcggcggccgCAGCAGCGGCGGCGGAGAGGAGGAAATGATTGATTGGGAGAAGGTGATGGTGGCGTGCTTTGCAAAGATGGACGGCGAAGTTAGGGGCGGGGGTGGAGAACGGGTGGAGATGGAGGACGTAGCGTCGGCGGGGCAGATGATTGGGTCGacggcagtggtggtggtggtggggaAGGAGGAGGTGGTGACGGCCAACTGCGGAGATTCCCGAGCCGTTCTCTGCCGCGGGGGAGTTGCGGTTCCCCTGTCATGTGATCATAAG CCTGACAGGCCTGATGAAAGGGAGAGAGTAGAAGCTGCAGGAGGAAGGATTATAAACTGGAATGGTTCTCGCGTTCTTGGAGTGCTTGCTACTTCAAGATCAATAG